GAAGATTAGAGAGCTATTCGAAAAGGCCTCGAAGATGGAAGACGTTATTTCCCTTGGAATAGGTGAGCCCGATTTTGACACTCCGGAGGTTATTAAGGACGCCGCGAAGAGGGCTCTCGATGAAGGTTACACCCACTACACGCCCAACGCGGGCATTCCCGAGTTCAGGGAGGCCATAGCTGAGTACTACAAGGACTTTTATAATGTTGATGTTGAGCTTGACAACATCCTTGTCACCGCTGGCGCTTACGAGGCCACTTATCTGGCGTTCCAGAGTATCCTTGAGCAGGGTGACGACGTTATTATTCCCGACCCGGCCTTCGTCTGCTACGTTGAGGATGCAAAGATAGCCGAGGCAGGAATCATAAGGATTCCCCTGAGGGAGGAGTACAAGTTTCGCCTTAACCCCGACGAGCTCGTTGAGGCTATAACCAAGAGGACGAGGATGATTGTTATCAACTATCCTAACAACCCGACTGGAGCGGTTATGAAGAAGTCAGTCGTCAAGGCAATAGCTGACATAGCTCAGGATTACAACATCTACATTCTTAGTGACGAGCCCTACGAGCACTTCCTTTACGAGGGGGCTAAGCACTACCCGATGATTAAGTACGCTCCCGATAACACAATCCTTGCCAACTCCTTCTCAAAGACCTTCGCTATGACCGGCTGGCGCCTTGG
The Thermococcus sp. genome window above contains:
- a CDS encoding pyridoxal phosphate-dependent aminotransferase — translated: MRYKKRKYFLAGRINIIQRSKIRELFEKASKMEDVISLGIGEPDFDTPEVIKDAAKRALDEGYTHYTPNAGIPEFREAIAEYYKDFYNVDVELDNILVTAGAYEATYLAFQSILEQGDDVIIPDPAFVCYVEDAKIAEAGIIRIPLREEYKFRLNPDELVEAITKRTRMIVINYPNNPTGAVMKKSVVKAIADIAQDYNIYILSDEPYEHFLYEGAKHYPMIKYAPDNTILANSFSKTFAMTGWRLGFAIAPKQVIRDMIKLHAYVIGNVTSFVQIAGITALRDKRSWEAVERMRKVYDERRKLVLKYLNEMPHIQPFRPKGAFYVWVKIDPELDMTSEDFADWLLDNARVVVIPGTAFGKHGEGWVRISYATEKDKLIEAMERMKEALSKL